CAAGGGCGTCATCAACGTTGTTCGATCCAAATATCGACACCAATGTTGGTATCGGTATTGATCGATATCATTGTGAAAGGATCGATACTTGGGCTTCAGTTGTTTCATgcagtataatataatactacatttatttcatgttttacgTTGAAAGCAATTAACACCAATACATTGCAAATGTAATGATCTAAAATCAAGGTGAAATATACTTGATATTTTACTATAGAactatttgtgtattttgaaaATGCACTACAATctgaaatatgtttaaaaaaaatgcttgaaaCAATCAAAATATCAAATGGATTTTAACTAAAACATTTCAGATGCAAGTCCATCCAACATTACTACAGAGAAGTGTCTTAACAAAGAAAGTGATTTTTGCCCACCAAACAATCTCCATTCACTTTAAACCTCAAAATTTGGCAAATGTGGTTAAATATCAATTTTTATACttaactttgtatttttttactagATTCTTACTTTGTGCTTTTATTGCCTTACTTTACTGCCCTGccctgcttttatttttatgagcTTGTTATATTGTCCCAGCTTTAGTAAGCATTTTGGTAGACATTGTGTGGTCACATTCAGATAAGACTTTCGGAATTATGGATAAACATTTACAAGTTGAGCGGCGTTAACTTTTATCACTTTGTACCTTGATGTTGTTGCTCATCCTGCCCTGATTTTTGTCCTCGACTCAAAATTGACTATACTTTGAAGCGTGAACAGCGACTTAATTTAGTCTGAGCTATTTTATGCACCATGGCCGCCAAAGGGTTGGAAGGTGTGAAAATGAAGAGGGAAATCGGCCTGATTGGAGGAGTGGCATTTATCTCGGGGACCATGATTGGATCTGGCATATTCATGTCGCCACAGTTTGTGTTGGCCTACACAGGAAGTCCTGGAGCAAGTTTGTTGATATGGGCCCTCTCTGGGGTTGTGGCCATGTTTGCTGCGCTGTCTTTTGCTGAACTGGGGACTCTTATTCCCGAATCTGGTGGCGAGTTCATTTACATACTTCGTATCTACGGGTCATTTCCTGCGTTCTTTGCCGCCATTACGTTCATCCTGATTGTCAAGCCTTGCAGCGGTGCAGCGGTAGCAATCAGTGTTGCAAAATATGCAATGGCGCCCTTTTACAGCGGATGTGATCCTCCACAGGTGGTGGTGAAGTACACTGCGGCGGTGGCCATTCTGATTGTGATCATAGGCAACATCCTGAATGTGCGGCTTGCTGTGAGAATCCAAGTAGTCTTCCTGGTAACCAAGGTCTTGACATTGACCTTGATTGTAATAGGAGGACTAGTGGCACTCACACAGAGCCGTGATATCATTGTGGACAACTTAAATGTTGAGAATTCATTCAAGGAAACTCAGTACTCCTTCAGCACTATTGGAATGGCTTTTTATCAAGGACTCTGGTCTTATGCTGGCTGGTCCAATTTGAACTATGTCACTGAGGAGGTGAAGAGACCACAGGTGAGGCAGATAaaagtttcacttcctgttccaaCCATTGTTCTGCGGTCAAATGTGCCAAAGTTTTACTGACGTCTTATCTCTGTGACAAAGGTGTGTTGTCATCTGTAAGGATACTGCAATGTTTCCTcaagatcaggggtctcaaacatgcggccactagtttgaggcccccaccttgatatgaaagtgttagtgcggcctgcgcaagtttgatatggatgctgtatggtatcatgtacccagaaaaaattattacgtttgattaatgttcatgttaaaggttaaataactgttaatagttatcctccctatctgtgtggaagtggtaagtttttggctatttaagtttaaaggaaataacttgaaggctaccgtttaggccgctagctctctagtttgcgagtcagcatgtgtctcaagaccctgcagttgcgcaatatgttgtaaatttaaaaaagtataaatgtgactatagtcgtgttttgtcatgtctacagggctctaataatgctttgttaattttaatctgaaaaaaataatttgtctacccaccaactatatgtggtttcttaggtttttattatttgccgttttattatgattattatatttatttattactgattgattgattttctttattcttgatttgtttatttatttttcatcttattttgtgtagaaaaataaaaagtaacatatttgagaacagtggaatgttttatcagagcttttcttgtagaaaagtggaaccaaagcgaagtttaaaaaaaaaattgtttttaatattttttttttttttggaaaacctgatgcggcccagtctcacccaggcccgagctccagtggcccccaagtaaattgagtttgagacccctgctcaagATTGAGAAGATATTGTAGACCCCTGTAACGTGTCAAATTGAAGATTTATACTCTatgcttccattcattcattttctatactgcttatgcGTCATGTGTGAGATGGAGCCTCTATTTTAGATTGTGGGAAAAAACCTGAGTACACAGACGAATGTACTACTTGAAGTACTTCGCAGAATTGCCCAATGGCGCTctttaaaagtaatatttttgaagctttttgtgaagtCTGAGCTGATTAGAAATGGcagaatataaaataacatattcAACCCAGCAGATAGCATTTTGGGAGGCCCATTTTCCTctttggagggaaaaaaggcTTTTAGACTGATCATCCGTCAATCACAGGCTGTCACAATAACCTCTTTCTCACTGTCTGTAAACATTTTGGTCTATACAGAACAGCAATGGTCACGccttttcttattatttcttcCAGGTGAACCTTCCAAGGGCGGTTGTGATCGCCATTTCTCTGGTCACCGGCTTGTACCTGCTGGTGAATGTGA
The sequence above is drawn from the Doryrhamphus excisus isolate RoL2022-K1 chromosome 13, RoL_Dexc_1.0, whole genome shotgun sequence genome and encodes:
- the LOC131140290 gene encoding b(0,+)-type amino acid transporter 1-like, yielding MAAKGLEGVKMKREIGLIGGVAFISGTMIGSGIFMSPQFVLAYTGSPGASLLIWALSGVVAMFAALSFAELGTLIPESGGEFIYILRIYGSFPAFFAAITFILIVKPCSGAAVAISVAKYAMAPFYSGCDPPQVVVKYTAAVAILIVIIGNILNVRLAVRIQVVFLVTKVLTLTLIVIGGLVALTQSRDIIVDNLNVENSFKETQYSFSTIGMAFYQGLWSYAGWSNLNYVTEEVKRPQVRQIKVSLPVPTIVLRSNVPKFY